From a single Acidobacteriota bacterium genomic region:
- the ruvC gene encoding crossover junction endodeoxyribonuclease RuvC has protein sequence MRILGIDPGSLKTGYGIVDLVGEELAFITCGAIVPPAKASFPEKILLITRKIEELISKYQPEAVALEDLFYAKNAKTAIKLGQVRGGILFAVASSGVPLFEYSPLEVKSAVVGYGRAGKDQVKQMVSALLSIDPPPSSPDATDALALAICHAHSLRLKRLIEGERL, from the coding sequence TTGCGGATATTGGGTATAGACCCCGGCTCCCTCAAGACCGGCTATGGCATTGTGGATTTGGTAGGGGAGGAGCTTGCCTTTATCACCTGTGGGGCGATCGTCCCTCCGGCAAAAGCCTCCTTTCCCGAGAAAATCCTCCTGATAACAAGAAAGATAGAGGAACTAATATCAAAATATCAGCCGGAGGCGGTGGCACTTGAGGATCTCTTCTACGCCAAAAACGCGAAAACGGCGATAAAACTTGGCCAGGTAAGGGGAGGAATCCTTTTTGCCGTTGCGAGCTCAGGGGTTCCTCTATTCGAATATAGCCCACTCGAGGTGAAAAGCGCGGTGGTGGGCTATGGAAGGGCGGGGAAAGACCAGGTGAAGCAGATGGTAAGCGCTCTCTTATCGATCGATCCTCCGCCCTCCTCACCCGATGCCACCGATGCCTTAGCCCTCGCTATCTGCCATGCCCACTCCCTCCGTCTGAAACGGCTCATCGAGGGGGAAAGGCTATGA